taccatcttgcctatgccattctgtaccatcattatgcacatgtcctttatccctttacacttgtgtgtattaagtagtagttttggaattgttaggttggattactcgttggttattactgcattgtcggaactagaagcacaagcatttccctacactcgcattaacatctgctaaccatgtgtatgtgacaaatacatttgatttgaagtagctTCAGGTTGTTTTGTATGCAAATGTTTGAGATTTTAAATTTTCACTTTAACAGATGGTGACCCCAGCTAGGAGCGAAAGAGCAGCGAGGTTTTCCCCAGGTCTCGCCTTCCTTTCGTCCTTCTTCCAAACCAAGTCATTTGCCCAGAAGTCATAGCACTTGGTCCCCTTCTCGATTCTGCTCCTGTAGCTCTCCACCTGCGCCTTGTCCAGTCTCACCTTGATTGAGAACAGgaataaatacaattatatttCCTAGGAAGGTGGTCCTCCAAGGCGTTCTGATCTGGTTCAAACATATCAGGTGGGGTTTCAGTGATCAGAAAGTACGTTATTCAAAAATTTGAAAGACTACAGTATGTGCAATAACAATTGCATTGcttacctcagtcaacagctgcggCTCCCTTCCGTACTAGGTGGAGGCCTGGATGCTGCTGTCGTGTGCAAAGAGAGACTTACCTTCAGGTTGTTCTCCCATCCTTCCTGGTACCAAATAAAGGGACTTGCCCATGGCAGTCTTGAGGGTCTGGTTGGTCCAGTCACCAAACCTGGAGGAGGGGGTAGGAAAGCGATCTCTATTGACAATGTACCAtggaagaaaaaataaataaatacattccaGCGTTCATGACCTCGGTCACTCAAGGATGACCTTGGGTGTTGATGTCCACCATAGTCTTGGAGGTGGCCTCGCCAGTCTCGTCCTTGATGGGTATCATACAAAACAAAaatctatttttggttccaagcacCTTTAATGGTTTACGGAAGGGAGTTGAGTTAAGCACGTCCTCCTTCTTCCCTTACTGACCCTAATGGGTATTGCCGCCACCTTCACCTCATTACTGTGATACAATTATACTAGCTAGCTGTGCACGGAGGGAATAAACACACTGAGCATCATGCGATTCCATATGAAATGCATTTCCAATGCCCTTTTTACAGAAGATTTCACATGCTTATACAGacacccaaacagcaagcaatgcagatgtagcagCATGGTTGCTAGGGGGGAAAAAAACCTCCCTCGAAAGGCAGGAACCgtgctctgaggggtggccagtcctcttctggctgtgccgggtggagattagagtacatggccattaagttCAGATCGTTCAAGCTGTTatttgaccagcagggtcaaataagtGGTTGTagggggtgcaacaggtcagcacatcCGGAGGAAACGTCAGtgggcttttcatagccgagcattgaggtcgagagagagtcgaaaacagcacgTCCGATGAACAGGTACCATAGCTGCAGGTAGAACAGTCTAATACAGTTGGCTCTAATAAGTACTCACGTCTAAACCCAGCGAGAGTTTGGAAACGCAAAGCTACATTCTGGGATTCTACAAACCAAACGACTGCCCCACAGGGAACGGATGGAGTAGGGATATGTGACACTAATATTCACACAGCATTCTGACATCCACGTGATAATTTTCAACTTTGAaagctacacacacactattcgtTGACATTAGTGTTAGTAGAGTAATAaagcaaaaaagaaacatccctttttcaggaccctgtctttcaaagaatttgtaaaaatccaagtaacttcacagatcttcattgtcaatggtttaaacaccgtttccagACGTTAATGAATATGCAcctgtcgttaagacactaacagcttacagacggtaggcaattaaggtcagttaggaCACTAGAGGCTTTTCTACTGAAAGACACCAAAAGATAGACGCCCAGGGtccctgcgtgaacgtgccttaggcatgctgcaaggaggcatgaggactgcagatgtggccagggcattaACTTGCATTGTCCGTGCAGTGAGACAGGAacgacagctgatcgtcctcgcagtggcagaacacgtgtaacacctgcacaggatcggaacatcacacctgcgggacaggtacaggatggcaacaactgcccgagttacaccaggaacgcacaatccctccatcagtgctcagactgtccgcaataggctgagaggcgcTGGACTGAGGtcttgtttttcatttttttatttcacctttctttaaccaggtaggctagttgagaacaagttctcatttgcaactgcgacctggccaagataaagcatagcagtgtgaacagacaacacagagttacacatggagcaaACCATTAACAAGTcagtaacacagtagagaaaaaaaagggggagtctatatacaatgtgtgcaaaaggcatgaggaggtaggcgaataattaaaatttagggatgatcagtgagatacacctgctggagcgcgtgctacggatgggtgttgccatcgtgaccagtgaactgagataaggcggagtttTACCTAGTATGGacctgtagatgacctggagccagtgggtctggcgacgaatatgtagcgagggccagccgactagagcatacaagtcgcaggtgtgggtggtataaggtgctttagtgacaaaacggatggcactgtgatagactgcatccagtttgctgagtagagtgttggaagccattttgtagatgacatcgccgaagtcgaggatcggtaggatagtcagttttactagggtaagcttggcggcgtgagtgaaggaggctttgttgcggaatagaaagccgactcttgatttgattttcgattggagatgtttgatatgagtctggaaggagagtttgcagtctagccagacacctaggtacttatagatgtccacatattcaaggtcggaaccatccagggtggtgtgctagtcgggcatgcgggtgcaggcagcgatcggttgaaaagcatgcatttggttttactagcttttaagagcagttggagaccacggaaggagtgttgtatggcattgaagctcgtttggaggttagatagcactcttgttctccatggacttcagtgtcccagaactttttggagttggagctacaggatgcaaacttctgcctgaagaagctggccttcgcgtattggttcctgacttccctgaacagttgcatatcacggggactatttgatgctattgttgccggtgaggacctgcctacgtcacctatgggcacaaacccaccctcgctggaccaggcaggactggcaaaaaaacaaaacaagctcgtcactgacgagtcgcggatatgtctcaccaggggtggtcGGAGTCGCATTATAGtctaaggaatgagcgttacaccgaggcctgtaatctggagcaggatcgattgaggtggagggtccgtcatggtctggagcggcgtgtcacagcatcatcggactgaggttGCTGTCATAGCAGGTAATCACAACACTGTGcagtacagggaagacatcctcctccctcattctgacatgaccctccagcatcaAATACACCACACTGCTAGTTCTGtgggtgatttcctgcaagactggAATGCCAGTGTtcagccatggccagcgaagagccctgatttcaatcccattgagcacgtctgagacctgttggatcggcgggtgagggctaggaccattcccccccagaattgtccgggaacttgcaggtgccgtcgtggaagagtggggtaacatctcacagcaagaactggcaaccctggtgcagtccatgaggagatgcactgcagtacttaatgcggCCAGACACTGACTTACTTTTAACAGACCCCTtggttcagggacacattccatttctgtggaacttgttcagtttatgtttgtttttgaatctcaaatatttaaacatgttaagtCTGCTGAAAtttaacgcagttgacagtgagaccacattttttttacaactttttggGTCCTAAGAGAATTCTATTCTTCAAGAAACAATGGATCAAAGAATTGAAATGCCCACTGGACACCCAGACTGCATCTTCAAGAAACAAAGTGAAGCAATGTTAAATAACGACTCATGAGATTAAATACGTACACCAGTTTTATTGACAACAAGCTACAATAGTTACACAACaagtcaaatgtattttacaGCAACAAATACCTTCAAAGTAATTCACTATAACATGAAACATTTGCAGTTAGGATGCTGACACCAGAGTAGCATTTTCTGTTTCAATTGACAGTTTGAAGGATTAAACAGGTTCTTATGGAGCACACGGAGGGATAGCTCTTTCCACATGAGACATCGTTCCAGCCGTTTTCAGCTTAAGAGGAAACACGAAATAGAAATTACCTCTCGATGTACACTCGAAAAGAGAAAAGTAGCTCACATTTATTTGTTAAACTTACTCAAAAAAGTTTAATTTGATGAATGATAATGTACCTCCAAAGTTGAAATGAATACATGGCTCTCTGGCACCATTGTTGTTATTCGGCTCCCCTTCAGCCCAGCTCTCGTGATCAAATTTGGAGCCGTCACTCCAGAACCATAGCCTGTCCTGTGTGGAAGTAGTGAGATCTCAGTATCAAATGTTACATGTGCTTGCTGAACAATTTCTAAAATACAACACTCATGGTCTTTCCTCCAACAAAACGGTAAAAGCCACCACTAGCAAAACGTGCAGACTGACACTGGAActgttgggtgaaaaaaatacacaAGTGTTGATACACATTTCTAGAAATCCCAAAATTAGAAAAAGACAGCTAGTAAGTCGTTTCTGCGCCATAGcaaagaggaagaggcgaagcgagaaggATAACTATAAGCCCAAAATCTGCCTTCTCAAGCGGGTAGCGTTTTTCCTGGTCACCAAGCAACTCGTTTTTGTATGGCCGTCAATAAGATGGCAAATTTAATTAACGAAAAACATAATGGCTTATTTGAGCAAATATATACGTTTTGTAATGCTTAGGTCGTTACGAGTACTGATACAAGTAGCACACATGACATGCCAGAAACTGAGAAAAACATTTCTCTCCGAGTTGTGCCTGTCCCTCGAATCTGCCCGACATTGCAGACTCTTCACATCGTTAGAGGCCAATGGAGTATCTGGTTCATCTAATGGATCATCTAATGGATCATCTAATGGATCATCTGTGGCAATTGCTCTGGATATTTCGAGATGCTCAACTCAAATCTAGACCTACAACCAACAGTATTTCTTTTGCTTTTGACAATGACTTCACGAGGCATAGGTCACATGCCTAAATACTTAAAGTCACATTAATATCAGTTTAAAGAGATGACATTGGGCCATGTTTACTTGAATAGTGTCTGGTTAAAAGGTAGGCAAGTAACTTCATGCCTACTGTGCCAAAGCAATTTACAGTTATTAAAATGGTAATATCCAAATTCCACGTAGAACTCGAGTTGCGAATGTCAATCTTTCCTCTGCGGTACCTCAAACTGTGGTCATTACCAGCTGAGAAACTGGCCAGTTGATTACTCCTGGCACAGAGTTGTCTGACCAGTGTCTTAACACCTACTCCGAGCTGATGGTTTTATTAGTCTTAAGTATTAAGGCATCTTCACTTTGGGTACCTTTTCCACCTTTGCTTGAACAGCATCAAATCCGCCAATCCAGGTAAGAGGGAAACTGCCAGTCGTGATCAACACCACCGCCTGTAGAAATTGGGACTCTTCATAGCTGTGCACAGATGCCAGGTTTGCGCCAAGGTACTTTACAGTGTTGTACACAGGCTTCAGTTTTTGTCCAAGTAACTGACAGTGGCGCTAGAGCAAGCAgtacacagagacaaagacatgtCATAATGGAAGCATTAGTCAGTTGTCCAGTCTGAGAATTTGTCTTCTGGAATCTCAAATATAGGAATTAGTTCATCTCAGTCTTAACCCATGCCTTGAGGGTTCTAATATACAAGAGGGCCCAACTCCACACAATATTGAAAAGCCTATAGAAAATTGCAATTACAGCATATTAAGGGGACGTTCAGTATTTTACATGAGGCGCCTGTTAAAATAAGGCCAAAGCACCTTTAACTCAAAAAACTAAGTAAGCATTATACCTCTGCATTGGGCCATGTCCTTGCAGTTTTGACAAACATGAAGCAGCGTGAATTAAATTGGAACCAGCCTCTGGGGCATGGGTTTCTTTGGTCTGCTGCAAATGTCACCAAATCATCTgaaaggagaagacagggagggtTCCGAAATTGCAGCCGACTTTAAAGGATAGTCCAGACTGACCCTTGCATCAAAAATAACATTTGGAGATCAGTCATGCcacactacaacaaaacatacacaatcaatgATGTAAAgcacaaactcattccacagagcacAGAGTGTCTacaggttttcgctcctccctcgATTGATCAAtttaggtcactaattagtaaggaactcccctcacctggttgtctaggtcttcattgaaAGGTAAGCCAACTGCAGATGCAAGAGACTCCGTGGAATGCGTTTGACACTCGTGATGTAAAGTGTGAGGCTGACTCTTACTTGCTATGCGCGCAGTCATTCTGTCGCCCAGTGTAAAGGCAGCGCTGAGAAGCAGTAGAAGGGTCAACATCGCCATGGTGATAGTCTCCTGAGAGACACACGAGATAAGCCATCAGTGTTTCCCCAACCTCTCCTCGAGTACCCCAGCAAGTCCACTTAACACATTCAACTAATGAAGGGCTAAGGAATACCAGGTATCATCTCTTCCACCACAGAGTAGATTAGCCTGGCACACGGGAATAAGGAGAAGTCTATGCTCTTGGGTTCTCCCCGAAACAGCACCCTAGATAACTAACCCCGATGCATGGCACACCTAGTAAGTCACCTTTTTGCAAATGAAATTGGCTGGTAAAGTACATTTTTCTAGAGCAGGAGACTCAACTTGCCTGGCATGAGCTACCTTTTATTAATACACACGTCGCAAGCGACTTCTTTCAAATAGGCTCATTCTTCTCTGCCCTACAACTCTTCAGTGTACCGGTCTGGCAATAGACACAGTAAAATGAGTAATAAACTACTAAAGGGGCCCTATAAAAAAAGCTGTGATTTTAAACCCCAAATTACAGCCATTTTCATAAATGTTCTCAGTTCAATTTCCTGGTTTGCCACTCAATTACAATTGGTAATGGAGAACAAAATGTAATGTTCTGAGTCCATGGCAGtgcttaaatcacatcagaaTACCATTTCTTTTAGGTCTGGAAGAAAAGTAACTAGCGATGGTTCTGTATTGCCAATTGATGCTCATTTCATGGCAAGGTTTGCAAATAACAAAAGATACCATTTCTATACTTTTGACAAGTATACCTTGCAGTTAATACTTAGTTGTGAAAGAATCTGGCAACCCACTAGGCATCAACTGGCTACACAGGGAGTGAGCGACAaggcaatattgctggaaattgGCAGATATGGTTTTAAATGTGACGTTTTAAGCCAATAGTTAACTAACCAGAGGTGGGATAACGTCAAGTCGTGTTGATTTAGTAACTTGCAGTGTCTGATACTTGAGATTTGTTTGACAGTTGAACAcgtgaaaaaatattttttttaaaatctgaattGTTTGGCAAACTACTatgacctgttggagacccctgcaCTACATTTGAACAGGGTCACATGTGCCCGATGggtcctggtaaaaagtagtgtacCACATAGGTTACCATTTGGGATGAAAGCAGATACAGTACTAGATGACTATGTTGAACTCTCACCTGTAGTCTGGTCATGTCAGCGCTCTGTTTGTGAGTTGAGTTCTACTGCTTCCTGCTCTCCTTTTTTAAGGACCCATCCAGTcagacccctccctctctcatcctttaaccggtcaaataatcaactaatcatcaagcttttatcatttgaatcagctgtgttgtgttagggcaaaaaccaaaacgtatAGCCACGGGAAGAAGTTTGTTGGTGCAGGGTACTTTTAATGAATGTTATTTTCAATTGGGGTGCTGGAAAAATATCTTTGCCTGTGCTACAGGCGCTCTATTGGTCCACTATTATTAACAAATCTATAAAAAgtgaacatatatacatatatacagtaccagtcaaaagtttggacacacctactcattcaaggctttttctttattttgactattttcttgtataatagtgaagacctcaaaactgtaaataacacatatggaatcatgaggtAACCAAAGAAAGTGTTACACGAAACCAAATAtatgttagattcttcaaagtagccacctttaaacttgatgacagctttgtacactcttggccttctctcaaccagcttcacctggtatgcttttccaacattcttaaaggaattcccacatatgttgagcacttgtttgctgcttttccttaactctgcggtccaactcatcccaaaccatctcaattgggttgaggttgggtgattgtggaggccagggcggtctgatgcagcactacatcactctaccTTATTGGTcaaacagcctggaggtatgttggggtcgttgtcctgttgaaaaacaaatgatagtcccactaagtgcaaaccagatgggatggtgtatcgctgcagaatgctgtggtaaccatgctggttaagcgtgccttgaattctaaataaaacacagacagtgttaccagcaaagcaccatcacacctcctactccatgcttcatggtgggaaccacacatgcggagatcattcgttcacctactctgcatctcacaaagacacactaatcagaccaaaggacagatttccaccggtctaatgtccattgctcgtgtttcttgccccaagcaagtctcttgttcttatcggtgtcctttaggagtggtttctttgcagcagtttgacatgaaggcctgattcacgcagtctcctctgaacagttgatgttgagatgtgtctgttacttcaactctgtgaagcatttatttgggctgcaatttctgaggctggtaactctaatgaacttatcctctgcagcagaggtaactctgggtcttcctttcctgtggcggtcctcgggagagccagtttcatcatagcgcttgatggtttttgcgactgcaattgaagaaactttcaaagttcttgaaatgttccgcattgactgaccttcatgtcttaaagcaatgatggactgtcatttctctttgcttatttgagctgttcttgtcaaataaatggacttggtcttttaccaaacagggctatctactttataccacccctaccttgccacaacacaacctcatgaatctggataagagaatgccaagagcgtgcaaagctgtcatcaaggcaaagggtggctactttgaagaatctcaaatataacatcaattttgatttgtttaacacttttctggttactacatgattccatatgtgttatgtcatagttttgatgtcgtcattattctacaatgtagaaaatagtagagaataaagaaaaaccctggaatgagtgggtgtgtccaaacttttgactggataTCACCTGCAGGAATAGCCATTTTTGTTAAGCTCATTCCTACACTGCTCCTGTATTCTTTTCAAACATCGACCAGTAGCATCGatagtgcctctctctctctctgccagagtCTACCCCATTATAAGAACCCCAACAATAATTGCTAAAAGCCTATGTAAGCCTGTTGGCTGATTGGCATGTATGAGATGATGGAATTTGCTTTTGGAAAAAAGTTGAGGCTTTTTGACACTGGCTTGAGCGGGTCTTAGCAGAGCATGTGTATATAAGCATCAACAAGCCTTGTTACCATATACCCTTTGAGAATGAATGAACAAATAGTTACTTCACACAAAC
This genomic stretch from Oncorhynchus kisutch isolate 150728-3 unplaced genomic scaffold, Okis_V2 scaffold2206, whole genome shotgun sequence harbors:
- the LOC109875304 gene encoding ladderlectin-like — protein: MTRLQETITMAMLTLLLLLSAAFTLGDRMTARIANDLVTFAADQRNPCPRGWFQFNSRCFMFVKTARTWPNAERHCQLLGQKLKPVYNTVKYLGANLASVHSYEESQFLQAVVLITTGSFPLTWIGGFDAVQAKVEKDRLWFWSDGSKFDHESWAEGEPNNNNGAREPCIHFNFGAENGWNDVSCGKSYPSVCSIRTCLILQTVN